The proteins below are encoded in one region of Pseudomonas ekonensis:
- a CDS encoding NAD-dependent succinate-semialdehyde dehydrogenase produces the protein MSGLIRHGNFIDGQWGQGGATYPVLNPANGEVIAEVQKAGAEETRLAIEAADRALPAWRKLTAKERSQRLKRWSELMLAHQQELATLLSREQGKPLAEAKGEVVYAASFLEWFGEEAKRAYGDVIPSHKADARIIVTKEAIGVVAAITPWNFPLAMVTRKVGPALAAGCTMILKPSEETPLSAFALAVLAEQAGIPGGVFNIVSGDAVAIGGALQASGVVRKLSFTGSTRTGKLLMRQAADTLKKVSLELGGNAPFIVFDDADLDAAVKGAMASKFRNTGQTCVCVNRFFVQDGVFEAFTGKLAEAVAAMRVGPALEGDTEQGPLINAAALAKVETHVSDALAKGATLLCGGRRHALGGTFYEPTILTDATGDMLIAQDETFGPVAACFRFKDEAQVLAAANDTPFGLSAYFYSRDIGRVWRMAEGLEAGMVGINEGIISTEVAPFGGIKESGLGREGSKYGLEDYLEIKYLLMGGL, from the coding sequence ATGAGCGGGCTGATCCGTCACGGCAATTTCATCGACGGCCAATGGGGGCAGGGCGGGGCGACCTACCCGGTGCTCAACCCGGCCAACGGTGAGGTGATCGCCGAGGTGCAAAAGGCCGGCGCCGAAGAAACCCGCCTGGCCATCGAAGCCGCCGACCGTGCGTTGCCGGCCTGGCGCAAGCTCACCGCCAAGGAGCGCAGCCAGCGGCTCAAGCGCTGGAGCGAACTGATGCTCGCCCACCAGCAGGAACTGGCCACTTTGCTCAGCCGCGAGCAGGGCAAGCCGTTGGCCGAAGCCAAGGGTGAAGTGGTCTACGCCGCGAGTTTCCTGGAGTGGTTCGGCGAGGAGGCCAAGCGCGCCTACGGCGATGTGATCCCGAGCCACAAGGCCGATGCCCGCATCATCGTGACCAAGGAGGCCATCGGCGTGGTCGCTGCGATCACCCCATGGAACTTCCCGTTGGCGATGGTCACCCGCAAGGTCGGTCCGGCGCTGGCGGCCGGTTGCACGATGATTCTCAAACCGTCGGAGGAAACCCCGCTGTCGGCCTTCGCCCTGGCGGTGCTGGCCGAGCAGGCCGGAATTCCGGGCGGGGTGTTCAACATCGTCTCCGGCGATGCGGTGGCCATCGGCGGCGCGCTGCAGGCGTCCGGCGTGGTGCGCAAGCTGTCGTTCACCGGCTCCACCCGCACCGGCAAGCTGCTGATGCGCCAGGCCGCCGACACCCTGAAGAAGGTCTCGCTGGAGCTGGGCGGCAACGCACCGTTCATTGTGTTCGACGACGCCGACCTCGACGCCGCCGTCAAAGGCGCGATGGCCTCCAAGTTCCGCAACACCGGGCAGACCTGCGTCTGCGTGAACCGCTTCTTCGTTCAGGACGGCGTCTTCGAAGCCTTCACCGGCAAGCTCGCCGAGGCGGTCGCCGCCATGCGGGTCGGCCCTGCGCTGGAGGGCGACACCGAACAGGGCCCGCTGATCAACGCTGCCGCCCTGGCCAAGGTCGAGACCCACGTCAGCGATGCGCTGGCCAAGGGCGCCACGCTGTTGTGCGGTGGCCGCCGGCATGCCCTCGGCGGCACGTTCTACGAGCCGACCATCCTCACCGACGCCACGGGCGACATGCTCATCGCCCAGGACGAGACCTTCGGCCCGGTGGCCGCCTGCTTCCGCTTCAAGGATGAGGCCCAGGTGCTGGCGGCGGCCAACGACACGCCGTTCGGCCTGTCGGCGTACTTCTACAGCCGCGACATCGGCCGGGTCTGGCGCATGGCCGAAGGCCTGGAGGCCGGGATGGTCGGGATCAACGAAGGGATCATCTCCACGGAAGTTGCGCCGTTCGGCGGCATCAAGGAATCGGGCCTGGGGCGCGAGGGTTCGAAGTACGGTCTGGAGGACTACCTGGAGATCAAGTACCTGCTGATGGGCGGGCTCTAG
- a CDS encoding aldo/keto reductase — MQYIRLGNSGLQVSRLCLGTMNMGTPDWKPWIFNEKQSEPIVAHALANGVNFIDLADFYSAGVGEEVVGRIVKRLARREDLVITTKVGYGTRTGLNASGHSRKHIMDSIDASLKRLDMDYVDVFMLHYFDINTPVEETMGALNDIVRSGKARYIGVSTMLTGQLAKLLMACERNGWVKPINMQLQLNCAYREEEREMIPFCRDQGIGVSVFSPLARGLLTGDVQSTRNQTDFFTQQMYSDEASFEIARSVQRVARARGVSNAQIAQAWVASHPGVDCMLVGADTTAQFDSALAALDTRLDAEERHELERNYTPCDVINDYTAGKRILRTPRPGQERFTLQEAVA, encoded by the coding sequence ATGCAATACATCCGTTTGGGCAACTCCGGCCTGCAAGTCTCCCGCCTGTGCCTGGGCACCATGAACATGGGCACCCCGGACTGGAAACCGTGGATCTTCAACGAAAAGCAGAGCGAGCCGATCGTGGCCCACGCCTTGGCCAACGGCGTCAACTTCATCGACCTGGCGGACTTCTACTCCGCCGGCGTCGGCGAGGAAGTGGTGGGGCGCATCGTCAAGCGCCTGGCCCGGCGCGAGGACCTGGTGATCACCACCAAGGTCGGCTACGGCACCCGCACCGGCCTCAACGCCAGCGGCCATTCGCGCAAGCACATCATGGACAGCATCGACGCTTCGCTGAAGCGCCTGGACATGGATTACGTCGACGTGTTCATGCTGCATTACTTCGACATCAACACCCCGGTGGAAGAGACCATGGGCGCGCTGAACGACATCGTGCGTTCGGGCAAGGCGCGCTACATCGGTGTGTCCACCATGCTCACCGGCCAGTTGGCCAAGCTCCTCATGGCTTGCGAGCGCAACGGCTGGGTCAAGCCGATCAACATGCAGCTGCAACTGAACTGCGCCTACCGCGAGGAAGAGCGCGAGATGATCCCGTTCTGCCGCGACCAGGGCATCGGCGTGTCGGTGTTCAGCCCGCTGGCCCGGGGCCTGCTGACCGGCGACGTGCAGTCGACCCGCAACCAGACCGACTTCTTCACCCAACAGATGTACAGCGACGAGGCCTCGTTCGAGATCGCCCGTTCGGTGCAGCGCGTGGCCCGCGCCCGCGGCGTGTCGAACGCGCAGATCGCCCAGGCCTGGGTCGCCAGCCATCCGGGCGTGGATTGCATGCTGGTCGGCGCCGACACCACCGCACAGTTCGACAGCGCCCTGGCGGCGCTGGACACCCGGCTTGATGCCGAGGAACGGCATGAGCTGGAGCGCAACTACACCCCGTGCGACGTGATCAACGATTACACCGCCGGCAAGCGCATCCTGCGTACGCCGCGTCCGGGCCAGGAGCGCTTCACCTTGCAGGAGGCGGTGGCATGA
- the fae gene encoding formaldehyde-activating enzyme, whose protein sequence is MKELDLYIGEGFEGPGVNAAHINILIGPRNGPAGQAFANSLASPSQGHCPFMVIAQPNIPVKPMTLYVNKAAIVGDLHGNATWGASQAGIAKAVLEALLDGTLPPEAEDEWAIVTANWVNPACDDLDAVYLNNYNACRTAIRAALTGKPETAQLKDVVNHIGNPFYTPKA, encoded by the coding sequence ATGAAAGAACTCGACCTGTACATCGGTGAAGGTTTCGAAGGCCCGGGCGTGAACGCCGCGCACATCAATATCCTGATCGGCCCGCGCAACGGCCCCGCCGGGCAGGCGTTCGCCAACAGCCTGGCGTCGCCGAGCCAGGGCCATTGCCCGTTCATGGTGATCGCCCAGCCGAACATCCCGGTCAAACCGATGACCCTCTACGTGAACAAAGCCGCCATCGTCGGCGACCTGCACGGCAACGCCACCTGGGGCGCGTCCCAGGCCGGGATCGCCAAGGCCGTGCTCGAAGCGCTGCTCGACGGCACGCTGCCGCCGGAGGCCGAGGACGAGTGGGCGATCGTCACCGCCAACTGGGTCAACCCGGCCTGCGACGACCTCGATGCGGTGTACCTGAACAACTACAACGCCTGCCGCACCGCGATCCGCGCCGCCCTGACCGGCAAGCCGGAAACCGCGCAGCTCAAGGATGTGGTCAACCACATCGGCAACCCTTTCTACACCCCCAAAGCCTGA
- a CDS encoding NAD(P)/FAD-dependent oxidoreductase produces the protein MKQHILVIGAGFGGMWSALSATRLVDIHNRDNIDVTVLAPQAELRVRPRFYEPNAHQLAAPLGELFEAVGVHFIKGAAHTIDVQARTVGYTDAAGAGQVFHYDKLVLASGSGLALPDTPGVAQHAFDVDQIESAIRLENHLKALAERPQSPARNTVVVAGGGFTGIETATEMPARLREVLGDQADIRVIVVDRGQKIGVSMGEAISVKIAEASEELGVEWRLGVSVLSVDENGVTLSDGQRIEANTVVWTTGVRASSLTGQIPAERDRQGRLHVDAHLKVIGQDDIFATGDVAYAATDDIGNFALMTCQHAISLGRHAGNNVAAQILGVEPTPYSQPKYVTCLDLGAWGAVYTEGWDRQVKLEKQEGKSLKTQINTQWIYPPAADRAVALAAADPMIPVVA, from the coding sequence ATGAAACAGCACATTCTGGTGATCGGCGCAGGTTTCGGTGGCATGTGGAGCGCATTGAGCGCCACCCGCCTGGTGGACATCCACAACCGGGACAACATCGACGTGACCGTCCTGGCGCCGCAGGCCGAGCTGCGCGTGCGCCCGCGCTTCTACGAACCGAACGCCCACCAACTGGCCGCGCCGCTCGGCGAACTGTTCGAAGCGGTCGGCGTTCACTTCATCAAGGGCGCGGCGCACACCATCGACGTGCAGGCCAGGACCGTGGGCTACACCGACGCTGCCGGCGCCGGGCAGGTCTTCCATTACGACAAGCTGGTGCTGGCCTCGGGCAGCGGCCTGGCCCTGCCGGACACCCCGGGCGTGGCGCAGCATGCGTTCGATGTCGACCAGATCGAGTCGGCGATCCGCCTGGAGAACCACCTCAAGGCCCTGGCCGAGCGCCCCCAAAGCCCGGCGCGCAACACCGTGGTGGTGGCCGGCGGCGGCTTCACCGGGATCGAGACGGCGACCGAAATGCCGGCGCGCCTTCGCGAAGTGCTCGGCGACCAGGCGGACATCCGGGTGATCGTCGTGGACCGCGGGCAGAAGATCGGCGTGTCCATGGGCGAGGCCATCAGCGTGAAGATCGCCGAGGCCAGTGAAGAACTGGGCGTCGAATGGCGACTGGGTGTGTCGGTGCTGTCGGTTGATGAGAACGGTGTGACCCTGTCCGACGGCCAGCGCATCGAGGCGAACACCGTGGTCTGGACCACCGGCGTGCGCGCCAGTTCCCTGACCGGGCAGATTCCCGCCGAGCGCGACCGTCAGGGGCGCCTGCACGTCGATGCGCACCTGAAAGTGATCGGCCAGGACGACATCTTCGCCACCGGCGATGTGGCCTACGCCGCCACCGACGACATCGGCAACTTCGCCCTGATGACCTGCCAGCACGCCATCTCGCTGGGCCGGCATGCGGGCAACAACGTGGCCGCGCAGATCCTCGGGGTCGAGCCGACGCCGTACAGCCAGCCCAAATACGTCACCTGCCTGGACCTGGGCGCGTGGGGCGCGGTGTACACCGAAGGCTGGGACCGCCAGGTGAAGCTGGAGAAGCAAGAGGGCAAGTCGCTCAAGACCCAGATCAACACCCAGTGGATTTACCCGCCGGCGGCCGACCGCGCCGTGGCGCTGGCGGCGGCGGATCCGATGATCCCCGTGGTCGCCTGA
- a CDS encoding RrF2 family transcriptional regulator → MSLYSAGVEYGIHCLIFLVGNGGDSREASVRDLADLQGVPLDYLAKIFTKLAKGKLVTATGGVRGGFTLARPADEITLLDIVNAIDGPKNIFECRDIRGRCALFEGSPPDWAVEGTCSIHAAMMTAQKRMEEALAQQTILDIARRVGRKAPPQFGSQVEDWMQERRDRKAGGASIPLVDLSD, encoded by the coding sequence ATGTCGCTTTACAGTGCGGGGGTCGAATACGGCATCCACTGCCTGATCTTTCTGGTGGGCAACGGCGGCGACAGCCGCGAGGCGAGCGTGCGCGACTTGGCGGACCTGCAAGGCGTGCCGTTGGACTACCTGGCCAAGATCTTCACCAAACTGGCCAAGGGCAAACTGGTGACCGCCACCGGCGGCGTGCGCGGCGGCTTCACCCTGGCGCGGCCGGCGGACGAGATCACCCTGCTCGACATCGTCAACGCCATCGACGGGCCCAAGAACATTTTCGAATGCCGCGACATCCGCGGCCGCTGCGCCTTGTTCGAGGGGTCGCCGCCGGACTGGGCGGTGGAAGGCACCTGCTCGATCCACGCAGCGATGATGACTGCGCAAAAGCGCATGGAAGAAGCGCTCGCCCAGCAGACCATCCTCGACATCGCCAGAAGGGTGGGCCGCAAGGCACCGCCGCAGTTCGGCAGCCAGGTGGAAGACTGGATGCAGGAGCGGCGCGACAGAAAGGCCGGCGGCGCCTCGATCCCCCTCGTCGACCTTTCCGACTGA
- a CDS encoding DUF2188 domain-containing protein: MSIAMLNKMHMNGYDVLSVNNGPWRVCTEGDRLASFASREEALAYAAALPGYKSRTRARRSG; this comes from the coding sequence ATGAGCATTGCGATGTTGAACAAGATGCACATGAACGGTTACGACGTGCTCAGCGTCAACAACGGCCCTTGGCGGGTCTGCACCGAGGGCGACCGGCTGGCGTCGTTCGCCAGCCGGGAAGAGGCGCTGGCGTATGCCGCCGCGCTGCCGGGCTACAAGAGCCGCACCCGTGCCCGCCGGTCGGGCTGA
- a CDS encoding NUDIX hydrolase, which yields MKVRATVICEQERHILLVRKAHCRWTLPGGKVEPGETRTQAAARELLEETGLDAEQMLYLMALQTGSTRHHVYEACVPDPGLARPENEIVDCLWQPLDTVHTLNVSEATLRIVRAFRRRL from the coding sequence ATGAAAGTACGTGCAACCGTGATCTGCGAACAGGAGCGGCACATTCTCCTGGTGCGCAAGGCCCATTGCCGCTGGACGCTGCCCGGCGGCAAGGTCGAGCCCGGCGAGACGCGGACGCAGGCCGCTGCGCGGGAACTGTTGGAGGAAACCGGCCTGGACGCCGAGCAAATGCTGTACCTGATGGCGCTGCAGACCGGCAGCACCCGCCACCACGTCTATGAGGCGTGTGTGCCGGATCCGGGCCTGGCCCGGCCAGAGAACGAGATCGTCGATTGCCTGTGGCAGCCGCTGGACACGGTGCACACCCTGAACGTGAGCGAGGCGACCTTGCGCATTGTCCGCGCCTTCCGGCGTCGGCTCTGA
- a CDS encoding DUF1652 domain-containing protein, which produces MLAIADICRIVESGFRPLYCDCTENAQGLLQIKVYEPESGRVDLLLNGVSPEHLVTIRDISNFIGELRTEMSAGRRAFAG; this is translated from the coding sequence ATGCTTGCCATCGCCGATATTTGCCGCATCGTGGAGTCCGGGTTCCGGCCCTTGTATTGCGACTGCACCGAAAATGCCCAGGGTCTATTGCAGATCAAGGTGTACGAGCCTGAAAGCGGGCGTGTCGACCTGCTGCTCAACGGTGTTTCGCCGGAGCATCTGGTCACCATTCGTGACATTTCCAACTTCATCGGTGAACTGCGCACCGAAATGAGCGCCGGGCGCCGGGCGTTCGCCGGCTGA
- a CDS encoding polysaccharide deacetylase family protein, producing the protein MKRWFRLFSVVAVALGLAGCIAAPIEMTPQTETRLKAQAPVRFLLTFDDGPSASSFWNPTATVLDSLKTNPVQPDLKAVFFVQTRAPRAGNSDIGRSLMRREHAEGHVLGFHTATPWHTNHRSLEPAELEEALTNGTADIAAITGAPPVLLRPPFWNYDKRTFAAYQRHGLSVLLTDLSANDGKIWGFNASPRRRANMLRQLSEVRERIALGELPTVDGVIPVVVTFHDLNRYTARHAREYLQILLDSAAATGVRLADKPFYDDHAALEKAALARTVRQSSDPVRLPGIWNWIWDRNAH; encoded by the coding sequence ATGAAACGTTGGTTCAGGCTGTTCAGCGTAGTGGCCGTCGCCCTCGGGCTGGCCGGGTGCATCGCCGCGCCCATCGAGATGACCCCGCAGACCGAGACCCGGCTCAAGGCCCAGGCGCCGGTGCGTTTTCTGCTGACCTTCGATGACGGCCCCAGCGCCTCCAGTTTCTGGAACCCGACCGCCACCGTGCTCGACAGCCTCAAGACCAACCCGGTGCAGCCGGATCTGAAGGCGGTGTTCTTCGTCCAGACCCGCGCCCCGCGGGCCGGCAACAGCGACATCGGCCGCAGCCTCATGCGCCGGGAGCACGCCGAAGGGCATGTGCTGGGCTTCCACACGGCGACGCCGTGGCACACCAACCACCGTTCGCTGGAGCCGGCGGAGCTCGAAGAGGCGCTGACCAACGGCACGGCGGACATCGCCGCCATCACCGGCGCGCCGCCGGTGCTGCTGCGTCCGCCGTTCTGGAACTACGACAAGCGCACGTTCGCCGCCTATCAGCGCCACGGCCTGAGCGTGCTGCTGACGGACCTTAGCGCCAACGACGGCAAGATCTGGGGCTTCAACGCCAGCCCCAGGCGCCGGGCGAACATGCTGCGCCAGTTGTCGGAAGTCCGCGAGCGCATCGCCCTCGGCGAGTTGCCGACGGTTGACGGGGTGATTCCGGTGGTGGTGACGTTCCATGACCTGAACCGCTACACCGCGCGCCATGCCCGCGAGTACTTGCAGATCCTGCTCGACAGCGCCGCCGCCACCGGCGTGCGGCTGGCGGACAAGCCGTTCTATGACGACCATGCGGCGCTGGAGAAAGCGGCGCTGGCCCGCACCGTGCGTCAGAGTTCGGATCCGGTGCGCCTGCCGGGGATCTGGAACTGGATCTGGGACCGCAACGCCCACTGA
- a CDS encoding ABC transporter substrate-binding protein, whose protein sequence is MTFSRFLRATLTGALFASPLSYAAEPLVLHVGDQNYYNIRASVEASGVLKDAPYTVDWKHFQAAAPLAEALQAGSLDLGFLGDSGFLFLAAKQAPVKLIGVSRQNPDTIALLVPKDSPVKTVADLKGKKVAYWPGAWSQQLTLRALEQGGLPEDYVDFVKLMPVDAAAALPQGGIDAFPVWEPYISQQIVFSGARPILTAKNLMSGLSAIAASAPSIDAKREAIGDFLARLKKARAWVDSHTDEYADLWAKKANLDQAVSRHWLRQAHMTVGPVDGQAASDLQGTADFLFKVKALPAPLATAGIIDTSFEQALGN, encoded by the coding sequence ATGACGTTCTCCCGTTTCCTGCGCGCCACACTGACTGGTGCTTTGTTTGCCTCGCCGCTTTCCTACGCTGCCGAACCCTTGGTCCTGCATGTCGGTGACCAGAACTACTACAACATCCGCGCATCGGTGGAGGCATCCGGCGTGCTCAAGGACGCGCCGTACACCGTGGACTGGAAACACTTCCAGGCCGCCGCGCCGTTGGCCGAGGCCTTGCAGGCCGGGTCGCTGGACCTGGGCTTTCTCGGCGACTCGGGCTTTTTGTTCCTGGCGGCCAAGCAGGCGCCGGTGAAGCTGATCGGCGTTTCGCGGCAGAACCCGGACACCATCGCCTTGTTGGTGCCCAAGGATTCGCCGGTCAAGACCGTCGCCGACCTCAAAGGCAAGAAAGTCGCCTACTGGCCCGGCGCCTGGAGCCAGCAACTGACCTTGCGGGCGCTGGAGCAGGGCGGCCTGCCGGAGGATTACGTCGACTTCGTCAAGCTCATGCCGGTGGATGCCGCCGCCGCGCTGCCTCAGGGCGGCATCGATGCGTTTCCGGTGTGGGAACCGTACATTTCGCAGCAGATCGTGTTCTCCGGAGCCCGGCCGATCCTTACGGCGAAGAACCTGATGTCGGGCCTGAGCGCCATCGCCGCGTCCGCGCCGTCCATCGACGCCAAGCGTGAGGCGATCGGCGACTTTCTTGCCCGCTTGAAGAAGGCGCGGGCCTGGGTCGACAGCCATACTGACGAGTACGCGGATCTGTGGGCGAAGAAGGCCAACCTGGATCAGGCGGTGTCGCGGCACTGGCTGCGCCAGGCGCACATGACGGTCGGCCCGGTGGACGGGCAGGCGGCCAGCGACCTGCAAGGCACGGCGGACTTCCTGTTCAAGGTCAAGGCACTGCCGGCGCCGCTGGCCACGGCGGGCATCATCGACACATCGTTCGAACAGGCGCTGGGGAACTGA
- a CDS encoding aliphatic sulfonate ABC transporter substrate-binding protein: protein MTSFQSFSRAKTLLAACAIALSLQPAAHAAEAPPAEVHLDYAYYSPVSLALKHLGYLERALPQSKVGWVLSQGSNRSLEYLNSGGVDFASSASLAAVLSRANGSPIKSVYVYSRAEWTALVVRKDSPIQTVADLKGKKVAATKGTDPYLFTLRSLQQAGLKKDDVELVHLQHPDGRTALEKGDVDAWAGLDPHMAASQIQAGSRLLYRNRDFNSYGVVSVTERFAKEHPHTLDTVIKAYEQAREWSVKHPDELAKLLADESGLPLDVARLQLSRTDLGRPQLTAGDVLASKAAAPILVSEELVRRGVNVDQVIDQLIDTGFQPTVAAQ from the coding sequence ATGACATCCTTCCAATCGTTCTCCCGCGCCAAAACCCTGCTCGCGGCCTGCGCAATAGCCCTGAGCCTGCAACCGGCGGCCCACGCCGCCGAAGCCCCACCGGCGGAGGTGCACCTGGACTATGCCTATTACTCGCCGGTCAGCCTCGCCCTCAAGCACCTGGGCTACCTGGAAAGGGCCCTGCCCCAGAGCAAGGTCGGCTGGGTGCTGAGCCAGGGCAGCAACCGTTCGCTGGAGTACCTCAACAGCGGCGGCGTCGATTTCGCCTCCTCCGCCAGCCTCGCCGCCGTGCTCAGCCGGGCCAACGGCAGCCCGATCAAGTCGGTGTACGTCTACAGCCGCGCCGAATGGACTGCGCTGGTGGTGCGCAAGGACTCGCCGATCCAGACCGTCGCCGACCTCAAGGGCAAGAAGGTCGCCGCCACCAAAGGCACCGACCCGTACCTGTTCACCCTGCGCAGCCTGCAACAGGCCGGGCTGAAGAAGGACGATGTCGAACTGGTGCACCTGCAGCACCCGGACGGCCGCACGGCGCTGGAGAAAGGCGATGTCGACGCTTGGGCCGGGCTCGATCCGCACATGGCCGCCAGCCAGATCCAGGCCGGTTCACGCTTGCTGTACCGCAATCGGGACTTCAACAGCTACGGGGTCGTGAGCGTCACCGAGCGCTTCGCCAAGGAGCACCCGCACACCCTCGACACCGTGATCAAAGCCTACGAACAGGCCCGCGAGTGGTCGGTGAAGCACCCGGACGAACTGGCCAAACTGCTCGCCGACGAATCCGGCCTGCCGCTGGACGTGGCCAGGCTGCAACTGTCGCGCACCGATCTCGGCCGTCCGCAGCTCACTGCCGGCGATGTGCTGGCGTCGAAGGCCGCCGCGCCGATCCTGGTGTCGGAGGAGCTGGTGCGCCGCGGGGTGAATGTCGATCAGGTCATCGACCAGTTGATCGACACCGGCTTCCAGCCCACCGTCGCCGCCCAGTGA